The Alnus glutinosa chromosome 10, dhAlnGlut1.1, whole genome shotgun sequence DNA window TATTTGTGCCCAAAATGTTGTGATTGTTCTAATGAATAATGGTCCCATATGTTTATATGCTAAAGATAGATAATTGTTCTTTCAAAGGTCACATGTCACTATGgttctcatttttttcttcttctaattgtTATGCAATATTATTCAGacatatttgtttttcatttattgtttgttATCTACAGAAACATACTTTTACACCAAAAAAGAAGGCACAACATTGCATTATGGGCGATTCCTCTCAAAACATGAATATCCAGACAGATTGGACCCCTCAAGTTGGTATGGAATTTAATACCCTAGAGGATGCATGGAAGAATTGGAAAAATTATGGAAAGCAAATGGGTTTTGGTGTGAGGaagaaatttataaataaaagtaagagaGATGGGAAAGTAACAACGAGaggatttgtttgttttaaagAAGGTGTTCGAAGAGTAGACAAGCGGGATCATCTAAACTGTCGTCATCGATATGAAACAAGGTCTAACTGTCATGTACGGATGTTTGTTTCATTAGTACGAGAGACTGGGAAATACAAGGTTTATGATTTTGTAGCAGAACATAATCATATTCTACATCTTTCAGAAACTACTTATATGATGAAGTCGCTTCGAAAAATACCTGAAGTTCAAGCCTTTTCAATTAATTTGGCATGTGCTTCTAGAATCATTCCTCCAAAGGCAACCCATGCGTTGATGAGTAGAGAGGCTGGGAAGAAGTCAAATCTTGGATGCATTGAGCTTGATCAAAATAATCTTCGAACAAAACGGCAGAAGAAATTGATGTATGGTGAAGCTGGTTGGTTATTGAAGTACTTTCAAGAACAATTGACTAAAGATCCATCCTTCCAGTATGCAATACAATTAGATAGTGAAGAACAAATAACTAatattttttgggttgattCTAGAATGATCATTGACTATGTCtattttggtgatgttgtgACTTTTGACACTACATACGGTACTAATAAAGAGTTGAGACCCCTAGTTGTGTTTACTGGTTTTAATCACCATAGGGGGGTTGTGATTTTTGGGGCTGCACTTCTATATGATGAAACGGCAGAGTCATATAAATGGCTTTTTGAAAGTTTCTTAGCAGCACATGGGGGTAAAAAGCCCCAATCGATCTTCACAAATCAAGATGCTACAATGGAAAAGGTGTTAATTGAGGTGATGCCAGACTCGTGGCACGGATTATGTACTTGGCACATAATGCAAAATGGTATCAAGCATTTGGGGAATTTGATGAAGGATGGTTCTTGTTTTCTTCGAGACTTCAAAACTTGTATGTTTGACTATGAGGATGATACTAAATTTGAAAATGCTTGGGTTAAAATGATTCAGACATATAACATTGAGAATCTTTGTTGGTTGGATGGTATATACAAATTGAAGACAAAATGGGCCAAATGCCACGTGAAGAATGCATTTACTTTGGGAATGGGAAGTACTCAACTCAATGAAAGCTTGAATGGAGACTTGAAACCGTACTTAAAATCAGATTTTGATGTGGTCCGATTTTTTCAACATTTTGATAGAGTGGTAGAGCAAAAACGGCATAAGGAATTGAAGGCTGAATTTAATGCTAGACAAAAGTTGCCTACGTTGAGCTTGAAGAATTCCCCCATGTTGAAGCAAGCAGCACAAACGTATACACCtgtgatatttaaaatatttcaaGATGAGTATGACTATGCATCAGCAGCGGTAATAAAATATCGCAATGAGGGTCAACCAATGCATGAATATATTGTTGTACTTCTTAATGAAGATGGAGAGTATAAAGTACTTTGCGACCGTAATAATAAGATAATCTCATGTAGTTGCAAGAAGTTTGAAACATTTGGGATTTTGTGTTGCCATGCTTTGAAAGTTTTTGACTTGCTTGATATAAAGATGATTCCTGATATGTACATTTTGAAAAGGTGGACAAGAGAAGCAAGGAGTGGATACATGTCAGATAGTGAGATGAGGAATGTGGAAGAGGATATTAATTTAAACATTACACAAAGATATAGAAGATTGTGTACCAAGCTGATGAGATTAGCCGCTGAAGCAGCTGACACTAAAGAGACATATGCTTTTGTAGTGAGGGCGATAGAGGAAATGGAAAAGAAAGTTAAAGATATTGCAACAAAAAGTTTGAGTGCTACTCTTGATGATCAAGCTCACATGTCATTGGCAGGTAGCAATGAAATTACAAATCATGCCCAATCCATTGAATTTTTACTAGTAAGCTTACACGGTTTTACACTtctaagaaattaaaatatttttccatcTTTCATGTGATTGTTGTGATAATATAGGGACAATTTGATAAAGTTACATTTACCTTGTTTTCTCAAGCATCAAATAATGTGTACATATTAGTTAGGTACAAATATAAAgtatgaacaaaaaaataatacataaataaatattacacgATGTATTAGGTTGACATGTCAAATGATATGTATTTGTTTTTAGGGAACTGATGGATTCAATCATACATCACCACCTTGTGCTGATAGCGCAAATACTAATATGaatctcaagaatttttttgGCAAGTAACAAACTTACGAATATGAAGAAATTCTTTAGCATTTTCttattgatttgaaaaattaactTTGATTTTGGAAACATGGTCAGGACATTGAAAGTAGAGGCTGTGTTGTGGTTTCTAAGCAAACTTTCCTCTCAAGCATGTATCGTGATTCTAGTAAGTTCCATTAGAAACTAATCTCAGTAATTCAGCTATTTaattcttttggtttttgcACCATTTCAGTTTCAATTACAATGTCCGTCATGTATGTTGATACTTTGACGTTTATTGGGTAAATTATTGTTCAAAGTGGTATTTCTCATCTCCTTGTTGGTAACAAAGGTTCTTTTCTtgtaggggttctcttgtatacttcccgtgtataagggttgcgcccctctgcgcgtttttttataaattgcaattacttataaaaaacaaaGGTTCTTTTCTTGTTAactatgggtttttttttttttttttttaattatttcacagCATAAATTGTTGTTTTAAATACCCAGTGCTATGCTCTTTGTCGTTTAGATTGCacattttcttgttattttcgTAATACCTTTACAACAAAGTGGTTCACCCTTATGGATCACCTGCTATTAGGTATTGAAGGTTCCTTCCATGTTAATTCATGGATGCTGAGAGAGGAGCCATTCAATTTGCTTGTTTTGCCTTAGAATGGGATCAAGAGTGTAATATTATTTCATGATATGTATATTTTAATCCATTTTGATTTGAAGCACGTGAACATTTTATTCAAGTATTTGCTTAAAATGATATGATTAAGCTGCACTGTACAGAGGTATCACATTCTAGAAAATGCTCATATTGTCTGGAGTGACATGATTTTTCTGCAATTTGGAGGAAGGAGATGGGATTGATCTCaaaccttttttctttgttgtgaTCAGAGCCAGATATTGAATTTTGTGAATAGAGCCAAAGAAGCCCAGAGAAGAACAAGGAGCCAGAGCAgatatgcatcttttgggatGACAATGCTGtaaaaaagtctttttcttttcttgcttgGAGAGGGGTTTTGAGATGATGAACATACAATTCTGTTAATTTTTGCAATTACTTAAGCTAGATGTAGTCATAGAAGTTGAAAGACACTGATTTCTGTAAATATATGATTTACTTCTAATTACCAGGAAATGATTCATTGAACTCGGTGTTTCTTCATACTAGCTGTGGACCTGTGGTAACATATAGCTTAAATTATTTCCATAATTTATGATCTACGCAACTGCCTTGCATCTTGCTATATATGAACACATTGAGACGCATGGATATATGATCATAATTGGATccaaattatttcaaattttaacatATGCTTGAAAATAGAATTTCAAAAGTAAAAGAACATTGTATAAAAATTTGGACTGAAATAATCTGATAATTAATCCGGAGCACAATTGAAGTGATTATTAATTGGATGAgtttgttaaattatcacttgttttaaaagttttagCGTATAAGAAactgtgaatttaattaattaattaagaaaaatgggAGACTTGCAGCTAGTTTACAACTTTTTTTATAACATGCTTTAACACGTGTCAAAAGTTGTAAAATGGTTGTAcatgtagtattactctttaattaatactctaacATTCCTCTTAAATAAATGAAGtttaacatgtaaaatatttaattgaaattgaggtaAATTGTTGAATTTAACACTTGGAAAATTATTGGGAGAAAAATGTGGAGTTCAATACTTggaaatttaattgaaatagatgATAAATTGCGGAGTCGGGTTCGAACTTAGGACATATGTGtgtgatatcatgttaaattattatttatgttaaATTATGGAGTTGGgtttgaatttaatcatttaattaatattttaaaaaacgtTTACCCCTTAGTTAAAAAGAGGCTTCCCAACCCTCATCACATTCTATTTAA harbors:
- the LOC133880303 gene encoding protein FAR1-RELATED SEQUENCE 5-like isoform X1 — its product is MGDSSQNMNIQTDWTPQVGMEFNTLEDAWKNWKNYGKQMGFGVRKKFINKSKRDGKVTTRGFVCFKEGVRRVDKRDHLNCRHRYETRSNCHVRMFVSLVRETGKYKVYDFVAEHNHILHLSETTYMMKSLRKIPEVQAFSINLACASRIIPPKATHALMSREAGKKSNLGCIELDQNNLRTKRQKKLMYGEAGWLLKYFQEQLTKDPSFQYAIQLDSEEQITNIFWVDSRMIIDYVYFGDVVTFDTTYGTNKELRPLVVFTGFNHHRGVVIFGAALLYDETAESYKWLFESFLAAHGGKKPQSIFTNQDATMEKVLIEVMPDSWHGLCTWHIMQNGIKHLGNLMKDGSCFLRDFKTCMFDYEDDTKFENAWVKMIQTYNIENLCWLDGIYKLKTKWAKCHVKNAFTLGMGSTQLNESLNGDLKPYLKSDFDVVRFFQHFDRVVEQKRHKELKAEFNARQKLPTLSLKNSPMLKQAAQTYTPVIFKIFQDEYDYASAAVIKYRNEGQPMHEYIVVLLNEDGEYKVLCDRNNKIISCSCKKFETFGILCCHALKVFDLLDIKMIPDMYILKRWTREARSGYMSDSEMRNVEEDINLNITQRYRRLCTKLMRLAAEAADTKETYAFVVRAIEEMEKKVKDIATKSLSATLDDQAHMSLAGSNEITNHAQSIEFLLDIESRGCVVVSKQTFLSSMYRDSKPDIEFCE
- the LOC133880303 gene encoding protein FAR1-RELATED SEQUENCE 5-like isoform X2 — encoded protein: MGDSSQNMNIQTDWTPQVGMEFNTLEDAWKNWKNYGKQMGFGVRKKFINKSKRDGKVTTRGFVCFKEGVRRVDKRDHLNCRHRYETRSNCHVRMFVSLVRETGKYKVYDFVAEHNHILHLSETTYMMKSLRKIPEVQAFSINLACASRIIPPKATHALMSREAGKKSNLGCIELDQNNLRTKRQKKLMYGEAGWLLKYFQEQLTKDPSFQYAIQLDSEEQITNIFWVDSRMIIDYVYFGDVVTFDTTYGTNKELRPLVVFTGFNHHRGVVIFGAALLYDETAESYKWLFESFLAAHGGKKPQSIFTNQDATMEKVLIEVMPDSWHGLCTWHIMQNGIKHLGNLMKDGSCFLRDFKTCMFDYEDDTKFENAWVKMIQTYNIENLCWLDGIYKLKTKWAKCHVKNAFTLGMGSTQLNESLNGDLKPYLKSDFDVVRFFQHFDRVVEQKRHKELKAEFNARQKLPTLSLKNSPMLKQAAQTYTPVIFKIFQDEYDYASAAVIKYRNEGQPMHEYIVVLLNEDGEYKVLCDRNNKIISCSCKKFETFGILCCHALKVFDLLDIKMIPDMYILKRWTREARSGYMSDSEMRNVEEDINLNITQRYRRLCTKLMRLAAEAADTKETYAFVVRAIEEMEKKVKDIATKSLSATLDDQAHMSLAEPDIEFCE
- the LOC133880303 gene encoding protein FAR1-RELATED SEQUENCE 5-like isoform X3, with the translated sequence MGDSSQNMNIQTDWTPQVGMEFNTLEDAWKNWKNYGKQMGFGVRKKFINKSKRDGKVTTRGFVCFKEGVRRVDKRDHLNCRHRYETRSNCHVRMFVSLVRETGKYKVYDFVAEHNHILHLSETTYMMKSLRKIPEVQAFSINLACASRIIPPKATHALMSREAGKKSNLGCIELDQNNLRTKRQKKLMYGEAGWLLKYFQEQLTKDPSFQYAIQLDSEEQITNIFWVDSRMIIDYVYFGDVVTFDTTYGTNKELRPLVVFTGFNHHRGVVIFGAALLYDETAESYKWLFESFLAAHGGKKPQSIFTNQDATMEKVLIEVMPDSWHGLCTWHIMQNGIKHLGNLMKDGSCFLRDFKTCMFDYEDDTKFENAWVKMIQTYNIENLCWLDGIYKLKTKWAKCHVKNAFTLGMGSTQLNESLNGDLKPYLKSDFDVVRFFQHFDRVVEQKRHKELKAEFNARQKLPTLSLKNSPMLKQAAQTWTREARSGYMSDSEMRNVEEDINLNITQRYRRLCTKLMRLAAEAADTKETYAFVVRAIEEMEKKVKDIATKSLSATLDDQAHMSLAGSNEITNHAQSIEFLLDIESRGCVVVSKQTFLSSMYRDSKPDIEFCE